A stretch of DNA from Sugiyamaella lignohabitans strain CBS 10342 chromosome B, complete sequence:
AAGTGGTGCCGGAAATAACTGGGCCAAGGGTTTCTATACCGAGGGTGCTGAACTAATGGATACGGTTATGGATGCTGTTCGTCGTGAGGCAGAACAGGCCGATTCCTTACAAGGATTTCAAGTAGCCCACTCACTCGgtggtggtactggtagTGGTCTCGgtactcttcttcttaacAGAATTCGTGAGGAGTATAGTGATAGAATGTTGAGTACCTATTCAGTCCTTCCATCTCCTAAAGTATCAGACACTGTTACTGAACCTTACAATGCAGTTCTTTCCTTCCACCAACTTGTTGAGAACTCTGATGCCACTTACTGCTTGGATAATGAGGCTCTTTATGATATTTGCTCAAAGACTTTGGGCATTCAGCAGCCCACTCACAACGAGTTGAATCAGCTGATCGCCATGGTCATGTCAGGCGTCACCACTTGCTTAAGATACCCTGGCCAATTGAATGGTGATTTACGAAAACTGGCAGTCAATTTGGTTCCATTCCCTAGATTGCATTTCTTTACCGTTGGTTTCGCTCCACTCTTCTCTAAGGGATCTCGCGCGTTTCATAATCTCACTGTTCCTGAGCTAACTCAACAACTTTACAACCCAGCCAATATTATGGCTGCTTGTAATCCATTCCATGGAAGATATTTGACTATCTCAACTATTTTCAGAGGAAAAGTTGCCATGAAAGAGGTTGAAGACGCTAATTATGCTGCTCGTACCAAGAACTCTGCTTATTTTGTGGAATGGATTCCCAATAACTTCCAAACCTCAGTTTGTAATATCCCACCTAAGGGTCTCACTACTTCCGCAACATTCATTGCGAACACCACTGCTGTACAAGAATTATTTTCCAGAACTTCCGCTCAATTTTCTGCCATGTTCAAGAGAAGAGCCTTCCTTCACTGGTATACTGGTGAAGGTATGGAACAGGCTGAATTTACCGAGGCTGAGTCCAATCTAAACGACTTGATCTCGGAATATCAACAATACCAAAATGCTACGGCGGATGACGATGAGGTCGATGGTGAATATCTTGAGGAAGAGCAGTatttggatgatgatggagcAATGGATTACAATGGCACAGAGCAGTAATAATTGTAATTGTCAGTCTATAAGTTATCCTTGAATTGAAATTTAAGTATCTAGCACTAGCAAATAatgacattttttttttgatttctacATCTAGAGTAGCTTGCTAGCAGGCATATTAGCCCTCTTAAAATCTATGATATGAAATTATCATAAGAACTCATCTATTCATTCGTTATAcgtatatatatataatttgATTATATTCGCAATTATGCTTTGAGAACTTTGCACAACAAGTCGGAACCATCAACGGAATCACCGCCCTTAACCAATAACGACCCAATCTTGCCGCTAACGGGAGCACTGATTACCATCTCCATCTTCATGGCAGACAATACGATCAAAGGATCTCCCTTCTTGACCTCACTGCCATCCTTGACTCTgacttcaacaacaacacctgCCATTGGCGCACCAACTTCGTTGACATTGTGAGGATCAGCCTTAAGACGGCTGACAGTCTCAATAGCAGCCAGCTTATCCTCAACAGTAACCTTTCTCATCTCACCATTGAGTTCGAAATACACTTCTCTGGTACCAGTTTGTTGAGAAAGCTCACCAATAGCAAGAACCTTGAGAACAAGAATCTTACCCTTGGCAATGTTGACTTGGAAGGACTTACCAATCTCTGGTGGAGCCAAGAATACCGAGGTTGGAACCAGGCTAAGGTCACCAAACTTATCAAGAACCTTGCGGTAATCCTCAAATACCTTGGGGTACATAATGTATGATGCGACATCGTTCTCAGTAATGTGACCAAATCTTCTCTCCAAATCGGTCTTAATAGCAGGAATATCCAAAGGCTTCAAGATCTTACCTGGACGGACGTGATAAGGTTCACGTTTGCCCTTAAGGATATCGGTACGCAAAGGCTCTGGGAAGCCACCGTACGGTTGGCCCATGAGGCCCTGGAAGAAATCCAAAATGGATTCAGGGAAGTCAAGCTCGCTGGCACGGTTTTTAACATCATCAGCACTGAGTTTGTTAGAAACCATAAATTGGGCAAGATCACCAACAACCTTGGAAGTGGGGGTAACCTTAACAATATCACCCAATAACTCGTTCGCTTCTTCATAGGCCTTCTTAGTTTCAGCCCATTGAGCTCCAAGACCCACTTGTTGGGCTTGGAAGATCAAATTGGTAAGTTGACCACCAGGAATCTCGTGCTCATACACTTCTGGATCAGGGCCCTTAAGGTCGGCCTCGAAACAAGAGTATAGCAGTCTCATCTGGGCCCAGTAGCTATCAATTTGTTTGACATGGTCAACATTAAGGCCAGTATCAACAGAACCCTCCAAGGAAGCGAGGATAGCAGAGATCGATGGCTGAGAAGTCATACCAGACATGGAGTTGGAAGCGGCATCgacagcatcagcaccgGCTAAGGCACATGCAGTCATGGAGGCTACACCAGTACCGGCTGAGTCATGTGTATGAACGTGAATTGGCAGGTCAGGATACTTGGCACGAATAGATCCAACCAAAAGAGTAGCAGCCTTAGGCTTAAGAGTACCGGCCATATCTTTAATACCTAAGATGTGAGTACCCATTTCCACAATCTTGGAAACAGTGTCCAGATAATAATCAAGGTTGTACTTCTTGTCAGGATTAAGCATATCACCCGAGTAGCAAACAGTGGCTtcaacaacaccaccagcctTCTTGACAGCGTCGACACCAACCTTCAATTGCTCCAAGTCGTTCAAAGCATCGAATACTCTGAAAATATCGACACCGGTCTTCTTGGCTTGCTCAACAAAGTGCTCAATGGCATTGTCAGGAAGAGATGAGTAAGCAACACCATTGGCACCTCTCAAAAGCATTTGGAAAGGAATATTGGGGACAGCCTTACGCAGTTGGCGTAATCTATCCCAAGGATCTTCGTGCAAAAATCTCATAGCTACGTCAAAAGTGGCACCACCCCAACATTCAAGGGCAAAGGCACCAGCCAAACCATGAGAAGTGGTCTTGGCAATGGCCAATAAATCATAAGTACGTACACGAGTAGCCAACAACGACTGATGGGCATCTCTCCAAGTAGTGTCCATAATCAAAGTACCCTTGTGATTGCGAACAGCCTTAGCAAAGGCTTCAGGACCCTG
This window harbors:
- the TUB2 gene encoding beta-tubulin (Beta-tubulin; associates with alpha-tubulin (Tub1p and Tub3p) to form tubulin dimer, which polymerizes to form microtubules; mutation in human ortholog is associated with congenital fibrosis of the extraocular muscles (CFEOM) with polymicrogyria; GO_component: GO:0005737 - cytoplasm [Evidence IEA]; GO_component: GO:0005881 - cytoplasmic microtubule [Evidence IC] [PMID 9488492]; GO_component: GO:0005856 - cytoskeleton [Evidence IEA,IEA]; GO_component: GO:0005828 - kinetochore microtubule [Evidence IC] [PMID 9488492]; GO_component: GO:0005874 - microtubule [Evidence IEA,IEA]; GO_component: GO:0005880 - nuclear microtubule [Evidence IC] [PMID 9488492]; GO_component: GO:0043234 - protein complex [Evidence IEA]; GO_component: GO:0005816 - spindle pole body [Evidence IDA] [PMID 9585415]; GO_component: GO:0045298 - tubulin complex [Evidence IDA,IPI] [PMID 9488492]; GO_function: GO:0005525 - GTP binding [Evidence IEA,IEA]; GO_function: GO:0003924 - GTPase activity [Evidence IEA]; GO_function: GO:0003674 - molecular_function [Evidence ND]; GO_function: GO:0000166 - nucleotide binding [Evidence IEA]; GO_function: GO:0005200 - structural constituent of cytoskeleton [Evidence IEA]; GO_process: GO:0006184 - GTP catabolic process [Evidence IEA]; GO_process: GO:0045143 - homologous chromosome segregation [Evidence IC] [PMID 9488492]; GO_process: GO:0007017 - microtubule-based process [Evidence IEA]; GO_process: GO:0000070 - mitotic sister chromatid segregation [Evidence IC] [PMID 9488492]; GO_process: GO:0030473 - nuclear migration along microtubule [Evidence IC] [PMID 9488492]; GO_process: GO:0051258 - protein polymerization [Evidence IEA]; GO_process: GO:0046677 - response to antibiotic [Evidence IEA]) — protein: MDTVMDAVRREAEQADSLQGFQVAHSLGGGTGSGLGTLLLNRIREEYSDRMLSTYSVLPSPKVSDTVTEPYNAVLSFHQLVENSDATYCLDNEALYDICSKTLGIQQPTHNELNQLIAMVMSGVTTCLRYPGQLNGDLRKLAVNLVPFPRLHFFTVGFAPLFSKGSRAFHNLTVPELTQQLYNPANIMAACNPFHGRYLTISTIFRGKVAMKEVEDANYAARTKNSAYFVEWIPNNFQTSVCNIPPKGLTTSATFIANTTAVQELFSRTSAQFSAMFKRRAFLHWYTGEGMEQAEFTEAESNLNDLISEYQQYQNATADDDEVDGEYLEEEQYLDDDGAMDYNGTEQ
- the PYC2 gene encoding pyruvate carboxylase 2 (Pyruvate carboxylase isoform; cytoplasmic enzyme that converts pyruvate to oxaloacetate; differentially regulated than isoform Pyc1p; mutations in the human homolog are associated with lactic acidosis; PYC2 has a paralog, PYC1, that arose from the whole genome duplication; GO_component: GO:0005737 - cytoplasm [Evidence IEA,IEA]; GO_component: GO:0005829 - cytosol [Evidence IDA] [PMID 196563]; GO_component: GO:0005829 - cytosol [Evidence IDA] [PMID 2665820]; GO_function: GO:0005524 - ATP binding [Evidence IEA,IEA]; GO_function: GO:0003677 - DNA binding [Evidence IEA]; GO_function: GO:0004075 - biotin carboxylase activity [Evidence IEA]; GO_function: GO:0003824 - catalytic activity [Evidence IEA,IEA]; GO_function: GO:0016874 - ligase activity [Evidence IEA,IEA]; GO_function: GO:0046872 - metal ion binding [Evidence IEA,IEA]; GO_function: GO:0000166 - nucleotide binding [Evidence IEA]; GO_function: GO:0004736 - pyruvate carboxylase activity [Evidence IEA,IEA]; GO_function: GO:0004736 - pyruvate carboxylase activity [Evidence IMP] [PMID 2039506]; GO_process: GO:0006094 - gluconeogenesis [Evidence IEA,IEA,IEA]; GO_process: GO:0006094 - gluconeogenesis [Evidence IMP] [PMID 8185321]; GO_process: GO:0008152 - metabolic process [Evidence IEA,IEA]), with translation MIHPGYGFLSENSEFARKVEEAGIAWVGPPAHVIDAVGDKVSARNLAQKCNVPTVPGTPGPIENVEEAEEFVQKYGYPVIIKAAFGGGGRGMRVVREGEDIRDAFNRAVSEAKTAFGNGTVFIERFLNKPKHIEVQLLADGEGNVIHLYERDCSVQRRHQKVVEIAPAMDLPTHVRDAILSDAVKLAKTAHYRNAGTAEFLVDDQNRHYFIEINPRIQVEHTITEEITGIDIVAAQIQIAAGANLAELGLTQDRVTIRGCAIQCRITTEDPAKGFQPDTGKIEVYRSTGGNGVRLDGGNAFSGAVISPHYDSMLVKCTCLGSNFEVSRRKMLRALIEFRIRGVKTNIPFLLTLLTNDVFIKGKCWTTFIDDTPQLFDMVRSRNRAQRLLAYLGDLVVNGSQIKGQIGLPKLKTEPIIPELYSNGKVVDVTEPQQKGWRNIIVEQGPEAFAKAVRNHKGTLIMDTTWRDAHQSLLATRVRTYDLLAIAKTTSHGLAGAFALECWGGATFDVAMRFLHEDPWDRLRQLRKAVPNIPFQMLLRGANGVAYSSLPDNAIEHFVEQAKKTGVDIFRVFDALNDLEQLKVGVDAVKKAGGVVEATVCYSGDMLNPDKKYNLDYYLDTVSKIVEMGTHILGIKDMAGTLKPKAATLLVGSIRAKYPDLPIHVHTHDSAGTGVASMTACALAGADAVDAASNSMSGMTSQPSISAILASLEGSVDTGLNVDHVKQIDSYWAQMRLLYSCFEADLKGPDPEVYEHEIPGGQLTNLIFQAQQVGLGAQWAETKKAYEEANELLGDIVKVTPTSKVVGDLAQFMVSNKLSADDVKNRASELDFPESILDFFQGLMGQPYGGFPEPLRTDILKGKREPYHVRPGKILKPLDIPAIKTDLERRFGHITENDVASYIMYPKVFEDYRKVLDKFGDLSLVPTSVFLAPPEIGKSFQVNIAKGKILVLKVLAIGELSQQTGTREVYFELNGEMRKVTVEDKLAAIETVSRLKADPHNVNEVGAPMAGVVVEVRVKDGSEVKKGDPLIVLSAMKMEMVISAPVSGKIGSLLVKGGDSVDGSDLLCKVLKA